The following are encoded together in the Desulfovibrio sp. Huiquan2017 genome:
- a CDS encoding HD domain-containing phosphohydrolase, producing the protein MKPRILLVDDEPNVLSALRRQLREQYEVDVQANPAEALKRIDKATPYAAAVSDYRMPGMNGIEFLNELKNLSPDTTRLMLTGYADLDNAIRAVNDGNVFRFLTKPCERDNLLRNVADAVRQHELVTAKRVLLEKTLKGSVDLLSEITSMVNPHAGERINRVRRYVRYFAEKKGAKDLWRYDIAAMLCQLGTLILPPGTLETLEEGGEISPEQVQMWEMHPAIAQSLVTRLPRLQSIADMIAYQLKGFDGTGTPRDNVKEENIPLGGRILKVALDYDMARQRESTPQKAFLSLEKDLEAYDPELMYYLEGMLGVEARYAIRTVTLRELAPGMVLHEDVISKQGALLVRKSLELTKDKIDRMHMFAEKVGIPETFTVLVPEIPSR; encoded by the coding sequence ATGAAACCACGCATCCTGCTCGTTGACGACGAGCCCAACGTCCTCTCCGCCCTGCGCCGCCAACTGCGCGAACAATACGAGGTCGATGTCCAGGCCAATCCGGCCGAGGCCTTGAAGCGGATCGACAAGGCCACCCCCTACGCGGCAGCGGTCTCGGACTACCGCATGCCCGGCATGAACGGCATCGAATTCCTCAACGAGCTGAAAAATCTGAGCCCGGACACCACCCGGCTCATGCTGACCGGCTACGCGGATCTGGACAATGCCATCCGCGCGGTCAACGACGGCAACGTCTTCCGCTTCCTGACCAAGCCGTGCGAACGCGACAACCTGCTCCGGAACGTGGCCGACGCGGTCCGCCAGCACGAATTGGTCACCGCCAAGCGGGTCCTGCTCGAAAAGACCCTCAAGGGAAGCGTGGACCTCTTGAGCGAGATCACCTCCATGGTCAACCCCCACGCGGGCGAACGCATCAACCGCGTACGCCGCTACGTGCGCTACTTCGCCGAGAAGAAGGGGGCCAAGGATTTGTGGCGCTACGATATCGCGGCCATGCTCTGCCAGCTCGGCACGCTCATCCTGCCGCCAGGCACCCTGGAGACCCTGGAGGAAGGCGGTGAAATCTCGCCCGAGCAAGTCCAGATGTGGGAGATGCACCCGGCCATCGCCCAGAGTCTGGTCACCCGCCTGCCCCGGCTCCAGTCCATCGCGGATATGATCGCCTATCAGCTCAAGGGGTTCGACGGCACGGGCACGCCCCGGGACAACGTCAAGGAAGAAAACATCCCGCTGGGAGGCCGCATCCTCAAGGTTGCTCTGGACTACGACATGGCCCGGCAGCGCGAAAGCACCCCCCAAAAAGCCTTCCTCAGCCTGGAAAAGGATCTCGAAGCCTACGACCCCGAGCTCATGTACTATCTTGAAGGCATGCTCGGGGTGGAGGCGCGCTACGCCATCCGCACCGTAACCCTCAGGGAGCTTGCGCCGGGCATGGTCCTGCACGAGGACGTGATCTCCAAGCAGGGTGCCCTGCTGGTGCGCAAGAGCCTTGAATTGACCAAGGACAAAATCGACCGCATGCACATGTTCGCGGAAAAGGTCGGCATCCCCGAGACCTTTACCGTGCTCGTGCCGGAGATTCCAAGCCGATGA
- a CDS encoding HD domain-containing phosphohydrolase — protein sequence MTGRAAHENVPVLLVDDEPKVLDAHRRTLRGRFDLHTAQGGKAALEVLADHGPFTVVVTDFKMPDMDGISLLARVAELYPDTVRMILTGYADMDTAIRAVNTGAIFRFLTKPSAPDDLAMAIGAGIEHAEMVRDARKLEIVHRLKDGFEQTLRAFTRLVEFRDPYTSGHMDRTADIAVMIAERMGMAEDDVAGLRLAAMVHDIGKVAVPSHLLNKQGELSDAEFTVIKAHAEVGAEIFKGLGVVWPIARMIREHHERLDGSGYPLGLTGDEMLPQSKVLAVADVIDAIITHRPYRRGLGKDEVVGYLLEGKETLFDPQVVDIALSLMDEERIREPGS from the coding sequence ATGACCGGACGCGCAGCGCACGAAAACGTCCCGGTGCTCTTGGTGGACGACGAACCCAAGGTTCTCGACGCCCACCGCCGGACCTTACGCGGCCGGTTCGACCTGCACACCGCCCAGGGCGGTAAAGCGGCCCTCGAAGTCTTGGCGGACCACGGCCCGTTCACTGTGGTGGTCACCGACTTCAAGATGCCGGATATGGACGGCATCAGCCTCCTCGCCCGGGTGGCCGAGCTTTACCCGGACACCGTGCGCATGATCTTGACCGGCTACGCGGACATGGACACCGCCATCCGGGCCGTGAACACCGGGGCCATCTTCCGCTTCCTGACCAAGCCCTCCGCCCCGGACGACCTGGCCATGGCCATCGGAGCGGGCATCGAACACGCCGAGATGGTTCGGGACGCAAGGAAATTGGAGATCGTCCACCGCCTGAAGGACGGCTTCGAGCAAACCCTGCGCGCCTTCACCCGGTTGGTGGAGTTCCGCGACCCCTACACCTCCGGGCACATGGACCGGACCGCCGACATCGCGGTGATGATCGCCGAACGCATGGGCATGGCCGAAGACGACGTGGCCGGGCTGCGGCTGGCCGCCATGGTCCACGACATCGGCAAGGTGGCTGTGCCCTCGCACCTGCTGAACAAGCAGGGAGAGTTGAGCGACGCCGAATTCACGGTCATCAAGGCCCACGCCGAAGTGGGCGCCGAAATATTCAAGGGGCTGGGCGTGGTCTGGCCCATCGCCCGAATGATCCGGGAGCACCACGAACGGCTGGACGGCTCCGGCTATCCGCTGGGGCTCACCGGCGACGAAATGCTGCCCCAGTCCAAGGTGCTGGCCGTGGCCGACGTCATCGACGCCATCATCACCCATCGGCCCTACCGGCGCGGCCTGGGCAAAGACGAGGTCGTCGGGTATCTGCTTGAAGGCAAGGAAACGCTCTTCGATCCTCAGGTGGTGGACATCGCCCTGTCGCTCATGGACGAGGAGCGTATCCGCGAACCCGGGAGCTAG
- a CDS encoding PAS domain S-box protein: MLLIMVALVAAVSTYGTRLLLKTAIVEERVRLQELVESQASLAVEMGWMAHGGGGAHAEVTTEAIIEHLGRAQREFELKSRSGQFIVARLENGKIRYLLINGRPVPAAVPAVGESSGKADHEALRRALAGESGTLIALDSRGVETLAAYAPMILNRNRFGMVARMDLEEIRAPFTRANLTIFGVGLGLTMFCAFLFLKVSEPLISDLQSSEKSYRDLVEGANNLILRINGQGRITFANSFARAFLAGRDGEIRGRTLMSYFAVSAEGEGLDAVVEVIGGEGRQNEIPVRMADGREGYVSWTVKLIMDQGRPAELLCIGNDATRIHKANQAQKESEERFRGLAKASPVAIIITDIAGNLLYANEKMHEMTKASAVQLAGQGWLNNVYREDRKLVWKHWLERVGPATDKVELRLLSGNGSFIWVLWQVVEMGNTRGKAAGNIHTFTDITGIKEAQLAMSRLTAAIDQAAEMIVMTGLDGLMTYVNPAFEAVSGFSRHEAVGRPPSILASGEQRAEFFDDMWQTITGGEVWKGRIVNRRKNGERYTLESSIGPIRNQSGELIGFVGVGRDITQQLVVESQLRQSQKLESIGELAAGIAHEINTPTQYVTSNLQFLSDSCETYTQTIGRCRELVRFVEEHPDLFPDESFRERAGSVLDEEEMAYLAEDVPNALKESEAGLKRIAEIVRSIKQLAHPGELAKAFHDLNEIVRNAITVSTNEWKYVADMAFEPDDSLAPVFCLKGEVGQVVLNLIVNAAHAIESKLQGSDGQGTISIHTRSEGDFAVLEVSDTGTGMSAEVAAKAFDPFFTTKEVGKGTGQGLAISHNVVVGMHGGRIEIETVEGEGTTFTVRLPFEEPQEA, translated from the coding sequence TTGTTGCTCATCATGGTGGCCCTTGTGGCTGCGGTATCCACCTACGGCACGCGCCTCTTACTCAAGACGGCCATCGTCGAGGAAAGGGTCCGGTTGCAGGAACTGGTCGAGAGCCAGGCCAGCTTGGCCGTGGAGATGGGCTGGATGGCCCATGGCGGCGGCGGGGCCCATGCGGAGGTAACCACGGAGGCCATCATCGAGCATCTCGGCCGGGCCCAGCGCGAATTCGAACTGAAGAGCCGATCCGGCCAGTTCATCGTGGCCCGGCTTGAAAATGGGAAGATCCGCTATCTGCTGATCAACGGAAGGCCGGTGCCCGCCGCCGTCCCCGCCGTCGGGGAGTCTTCGGGGAAGGCCGACCACGAGGCCCTGCGGCGGGCCCTGGCCGGGGAGAGCGGAACCCTGATTGCCCTGGACAGCCGCGGTGTCGAGACCCTGGCCGCCTACGCGCCCATGATCCTGAACCGGAACAGGTTCGGCATGGTGGCCAGGATGGACCTGGAGGAGATACGCGCTCCGTTTACCCGGGCCAACCTGACCATTTTCGGCGTGGGCCTGGGGCTGACCATGTTCTGCGCCTTCCTTTTCCTCAAGGTCAGCGAGCCGCTCATCAGCGATCTGCAGTCGAGCGAGAAGAGTTACCGCGATCTGGTCGAGGGCGCCAACAACCTGATCCTGCGCATCAACGGCCAGGGCCGGATCACCTTTGCCAACTCCTTTGCCCGGGCCTTTCTGGCGGGTCGGGACGGAGAAATTCGCGGGCGCACGCTCATGTCCTATTTCGCGGTCTCCGCCGAAGGAGAGGGGCTGGACGCGGTGGTCGAGGTCATCGGCGGCGAAGGCCGCCAGAACGAGATCCCCGTGCGCATGGCCGACGGCCGCGAAGGATACGTCTCCTGGACGGTCAAGCTGATCATGGATCAGGGCCGCCCGGCGGAGCTGCTGTGCATCGGCAACGACGCCACCCGCATCCACAAGGCCAACCAGGCCCAGAAGGAATCGGAGGAACGCTTCCGGGGGCTGGCCAAGGCCTCGCCCGTGGCCATCATCATCACCGACATCGCCGGGAATCTGCTCTACGCCAACGAGAAAATGCACGAGATGACTAAGGCCTCGGCGGTTCAGTTGGCGGGCCAGGGATGGCTGAACAATGTGTACCGCGAAGACCGCAAGCTGGTCTGGAAGCATTGGCTCGAACGGGTCGGCCCGGCCACGGACAAGGTCGAGCTCAGGCTCCTGTCCGGCAACGGGAGTTTCATCTGGGTCCTGTGGCAGGTGGTCGAGATGGGCAATACCCGAGGCAAGGCGGCCGGGAACATCCATACCTTCACGGACATCACCGGGATCAAGGAGGCCCAGTTGGCCATGAGTCGGTTGACCGCGGCCATCGACCAGGCGGCGGAGATGATCGTGATGACCGGTCTGGACGGCCTTATGACCTACGTCAACCCGGCTTTCGAGGCGGTTTCGGGTTTTTCCCGGCATGAGGCCGTGGGCCGGCCGCCCTCCATCCTGGCGAGCGGGGAGCAGCGGGCCGAGTTCTTCGACGACATGTGGCAGACCATCACCGGGGGCGAGGTTTGGAAAGGGCGCATTGTCAACCGGCGCAAGAACGGCGAACGATACACCCTGGAATCGAGTATAGGCCCCATCCGCAACCAGTCGGGCGAGCTCATCGGTTTCGTCGGCGTGGGCCGGGACATCACCCAGCAACTGGTGGTGGAATCACAGCTCAGGCAGTCCCAGAAGCTTGAGTCCATCGGCGAGTTGGCCGCGGGCATCGCCCACGAGATCAACACGCCGACCCAGTATGTGACCTCCAACCTGCAATTCCTGAGCGATTCCTGCGAGACCTACACCCAGACCATCGGGCGTTGCCGGGAACTGGTCCGGTTCGTCGAGGAGCACCCCGATCTTTTCCCGGACGAGTCATTCCGCGAGCGGGCCGGATCCGTCCTGGACGAGGAGGAGATGGCCTACCTGGCCGAGGACGTGCCGAATGCCCTGAAGGAATCCGAGGCCGGGCTCAAGCGCATTGCCGAGATCGTCCGGTCCATCAAGCAGCTGGCCCACCCCGGGGAGCTGGCCAAGGCATTCCACGACCTCAACGAGATCGTCAGGAACGCCATCACCGTGTCCACGAATGAATGGAAGTACGTGGCGGATATGGCGTTTGAGCCGGACGATTCCCTGGCCCCGGTCTTCTGCCTCAAGGGCGAGGTCGGCCAGGTGGTCCTGAATCTGATCGTCAACGCGGCCCACGCCATCGAGTCCAAGCTTCAAGGGAGCGACGGCCAGGGAACCATTTCCATCCACACGCGGTCCGAAGGGGATTTCGCGGTGTTGGAGGTCTCGGACACGGGCACGGGCATGTCCGCCGAAGTGGCGGCCAAGGCCTTCGATCCCTTCTTCACCACCAAGGAAGTGGGCAAGGGCACGGGCCAGGGGCTGGCCATCTCGCACAATGTGGTGGTCGGCATGCACGGCGGACGCATCGAAATCGAGACTGTGGAGGGTGAGGGCACGACCTTCACGGTCCGGCTGCCCTTCGAGGAGCCCCAGGAGGCCTAG
- a CDS encoding chemotaxis protein CheD: MNTRGPELAKVFLQTGDCFIGVQPTLVTTVLGSCLAVTIHAPKMGIGTICHAFLPDSSTSRHPQGGEPQICRFVDTALQNMLETMDKIGVPRRELCIKMFGGGQGVAVNNVEPTGSYNIGRRNIEMAKKLLKFARLDIQAQDVGGPQGRKLMFNTSTGDVWVKKLNKSQLTASGASGPRGAKF, from the coding sequence ATGAACACACGAGGGCCGGAACTGGCCAAGGTTTTTTTACAGACAGGCGACTGTTTCATCGGAGTACAACCGACTCTGGTGACCACTGTGCTCGGCTCATGCCTGGCCGTGACCATACACGCGCCCAAGATGGGCATCGGAACCATCTGCCACGCCTTTCTGCCGGACAGTTCCACTTCCCGCCATCCACAGGGCGGGGAACCGCAGATCTGCCGCTTCGTGGACACGGCCTTGCAGAACATGCTTGAAACCATGGACAAGATCGGCGTGCCCCGGCGGGAACTGTGTATCAAAATGTTCGGCGGCGGCCAGGGCGTGGCGGTCAACAACGTGGAACCCACGGGCTCGTACAACATCGGCCGGCGCAATATCGAGATGGCCAAGAAACTGCTCAAATTCGCCCGGCTGGATATCCAGGCCCAGGATGTGGGCGGCCCGCAGGGCCGCAAGCTCATGTTCAACACCAGCACCGGCGACGTCTGGGTCAAAAAGCTGAACAAATCCCAGCTCACGGCCAGCGGCGCCAGCGGCCCGAGAGGCGCCAAATTCTAG
- the budA gene encoding acetolactate decarboxylase — protein sequence MRTKWSAFFLALVLLLAPTAWAVRASAGDALYQYATIDALLAGVYDGNLTMDRLLTHGDFGLGTLNGLDGELVVLDGVAYHAAAGGQTDIPAGAAMTPFACVTHFTPGIVLALPAIHGLDALNAAVTARLPSKNRFYAIRIDAAFDRVRTRAIPRQTPPYAPLAEVTKQQVITDFSGPGTLVGLYSPDFVKGINVPGFHWHFLTGDRTGGGHVLGCSFASTDAHLDEIRSFALDLPDSSDFDRLDLGGDRSRELKIVEQGTSKTE from the coding sequence ATGCGCACGAAATGGTCCGCCTTTTTTCTGGCCCTCGTCCTGCTGCTTGCCCCGACGGCCTGGGCCGTCCGGGCGTCGGCCGGGGACGCCCTCTACCAATACGCGACCATCGACGCCCTTCTGGCCGGGGTCTACGACGGCAATCTGACCATGGACCGGCTGCTCACACACGGCGATTTCGGCCTCGGCACCCTGAACGGCCTGGACGGTGAACTGGTGGTCCTCGACGGGGTGGCCTACCACGCCGCGGCCGGAGGCCAAACCGACATCCCGGCCGGGGCGGCCATGACGCCCTTCGCCTGCGTAACCCACTTCACGCCGGGAATCGTCCTGGCCCTGCCCGCAATCCACGGGCTCGACGCCCTGAACGCGGCCGTGACCGCGCGTCTGCCCAGCAAGAACCGATTCTATGCGATCCGCATCGACGCCGCCTTCGACCGGGTGCGGACCCGGGCCATTCCCCGGCAAACACCGCCCTATGCGCCGTTGGCCGAGGTCACGAAACAACAGGTGATTACAGACTTTTCGGGGCCCGGGACCCTGGTGGGACTCTACTCGCCCGACTTTGTCAAGGGCATCAACGTGCCCGGGTTCCACTGGCATTTCCTGACCGGGGACCGCACCGGAGGCGGACACGTCCTGGGCTGTTCCTTCGCTTCGACCGACGCCCATCTGGACGAAATACGCTCATTCGCGTTAGACTTGCCCGACTCGTCCGATTTTGACCGGCTCGACCTGGGCGGTGACAGGAGCCGGGAACTGAAAATCGTGGAACAGGGGACATCGAAAACGGAGTAG
- a CDS encoding Hpt domain-containing protein codes for MPQYPVRINPELMPIMDRYLALRRVGLEKLRMAVAAGDYAAVARQGHILKGSGGSYGLPRLSELGAAIENAGQRGELAAAAKLTKAVGEYLDNVDITYQARTPAMRILMFAINDPAGTAIQFCKALNRHTGHSARLVTLETRYAHDWEKDLHIPDLGPDGMEEVAILMREADVFHFHMTCDENQPFGPLKPADYLKGKLVVHHHHGHHDFRSDPESFREKYRQRKRTNLLVSTPDLLKLLPEARWMPNAVPINDPLLKPMWGRFDDPGQLRVCHSPTRRDLKNTEEFLAAVKYVNRRNIYLSVDLIDNVPNHECLARKRRCHALFDHMQGYYGVSSLEGLSQGLAVIAGLDDWNRMHIGKFAGTDDLPWLTATNQDELAALLLRLVKDRDYCERAGEAGRAFMEACWSDQRIAHELAAYYEAL; via the coding sequence ATGCCGCAATACCCGGTGCGCATCAACCCGGAGCTCATGCCTATCATGGACCGTTACCTGGCGCTGCGCCGCGTCGGGCTCGAAAAACTCCGGATGGCCGTGGCGGCGGGCGATTACGCGGCGGTGGCGCGGCAGGGACATATTCTCAAGGGGAGCGGCGGTTCCTACGGATTACCCCGGCTGTCCGAACTGGGGGCGGCCATAGAAAACGCCGGGCAGCGAGGGGAGTTGGCGGCGGCCGCCAAACTGACCAAGGCCGTGGGCGAGTATCTGGACAATGTGGATATCACCTATCAAGCAAGGACACCGGCCATGCGCATCCTGATGTTCGCCATAAATGATCCCGCCGGGACCGCCATTCAGTTCTGCAAGGCGCTCAACCGCCACACAGGACACTCGGCCCGCCTGGTCACCCTGGAAACCCGTTACGCACACGATTGGGAAAAGGACCTGCATATCCCGGACCTCGGCCCGGACGGCATGGAGGAAGTCGCCATCCTCATGCGCGAGGCCGACGTCTTCCACTTCCACATGACCTGTGACGAAAACCAGCCCTTCGGCCCGCTCAAGCCCGCCGACTACCTCAAGGGCAAGCTCGTGGTCCACCACCATCACGGTCACCACGACTTTCGTTCCGACCCCGAGTCCTTCCGCGAGAAATACCGGCAACGCAAGCGGACCAACCTGCTCGTGTCCACCCCGGACCTGCTCAAGCTCCTGCCCGAGGCCCGCTGGATGCCCAACGCGGTGCCCATCAACGACCCGCTGCTCAAGCCCATGTGGGGCCGCTTCGACGATCCGGGCCAGCTCAGGGTCTGCCATTCTCCCACCCGCAGGGACCTGAAAAACACCGAAGAATTCCTGGCTGCGGTCAAGTACGTCAACCGGCGCAACATCTATCTTTCCGTAGACCTCATCGACAATGTGCCCAACCACGAATGCCTGGCGCGCAAACGGCGTTGCCACGCCCTGTTCGACCACATGCAGGGATACTACGGGGTATCCAGCCTGGAGGGGTTGTCCCAGGGACTGGCCGTCATCGCGGGGCTGGACGACTGGAACCGGATGCACATCGGCAAATTCGCCGGGACCGATGACCTGCCCTGGCTTACGGCCACCAATCAGGACGAACTGGCCGCCCTGTTGCTTCGGCTGGTCAAGGACCGCGACTATTGCGAACGGGCGGGCGAAGCGGGCCGCGCATTCATGGAGGCGTGCTGGTCGGATCAACGCATCGCACACGAGCTGGCCGCCTACTACGAGGCCCTCTGA
- a CDS encoding AMIN domain-containing protein codes for MTKNFRLRILFLAACAMAGLAVAVLSIRPATAEETVRHEVRMDVDFTVLPIVLPDGTEAPAESTADQPEAATAPEQPTSADQATAPAPESPADTAGPEPAAEAANTAEIPAMAPVAGAGTIRSVVLDETAQGFSIQVVADRAVGQTAVIRLENPRRLVVDILGPWRYRGVNVLRSEGAVKHLVLGEHPDHFRMVVHFRTPPKKPVMPDIKKAGDELHVLVPLP; via the coding sequence ATGACCAAAAACTTCCGGCTCCGGATCCTGTTCCTGGCGGCCTGCGCCATGGCCGGGCTCGCCGTCGCGGTCCTGTCCATCCGCCCGGCCACGGCTGAAGAAACGGTGCGCCACGAGGTGCGCATGGATGTGGACTTCACGGTCCTGCCCATCGTCCTGCCCGACGGCACCGAAGCCCCCGCCGAATCCACCGCCGACCAGCCGGAAGCCGCGACCGCCCCCGAACAACCGACATCCGCCGACCAGGCCACGGCGCCCGCCCCCGAATCCCCCGCCGATACGGCCGGTCCCGAACCGGCGGCCGAGGCCGCCAACACGGCGGAGATCCCGGCCATGGCTCCGGTCGCGGGCGCGGGGACGATCCGCTCCGTGGTCTTGGATGAAACCGCCCAGGGCTTCAGCATCCAGGTGGTCGCCGACCGCGCCGTGGGCCAGACCGCGGTCATACGCCTGGAAAATCCCCGGCGGCTGGTGGTGGATATCCTGGGCCCGTGGCGCTACCGGGGCGTCAACGTCTTGCGCTCGGAGGGCGCGGTCAAGCATCTGGTCCTGGGCGAACACCCGGACCACTTCCGTATGGTCGTGCACTTCCGCACGCCGCCGAAAAAGCCGGTCATGCCGGACATCAAGAAGGCCGGGGACGAACTCCACGTCCTGGTCCCCCTGCCCTAG
- the pstB gene encoding phosphate ABC transporter ATP-binding protein PstB: MTKTIKVSSSSLDFHYGDFKALEDISIDFESNKVTALIGPSGCGKSTYLRCINRMNDLIPGTRVDGKMTLDGQDIYAPGLDVVSLRRRIGMVFQKPNPFPKTIFENVAYGLRVNGVKDKQFMEQKVEESLQGAALWDEVKDRLHTSALGLSGGQQQRLCIARALAVEPEVLLMDEPASALDPIATQKIEDLIHELKKEFTIIIVTHSMQQAARVSDRTAFFYMGKLIEVDDTKTMFTNPANKQTEDYITGRFG; this comes from the coding sequence ATGACGAAGACCATCAAGGTGTCTTCCTCCAGCCTTGATTTCCACTACGGCGACTTCAAGGCCCTGGAAGACATCAGCATCGACTTCGAGTCCAACAAGGTCACCGCGCTCATCGGGCCGTCCGGGTGCGGCAAGTCCACGTATCTTCGCTGCATCAATCGCATGAACGACCTCATCCCCGGTACCCGGGTCGATGGCAAAATGACCCTCGACGGCCAGGACATCTATGCCCCGGGCCTGGATGTGGTCTCCCTGCGCCGACGCATCGGCATGGTCTTCCAGAAGCCCAACCCCTTCCCCAAGACCATATTCGAAAACGTGGCCTACGGACTGCGCGTCAACGGAGTCAAAGACAAGCAATTCATGGAGCAGAAGGTGGAGGAGAGCCTCCAGGGCGCGGCCCTGTGGGACGAGGTCAAGGACCGGCTGCACACCTCGGCGCTGGGGCTGTCCGGCGGCCAGCAGCAGAGGCTGTGCATCGCCCGCGCCCTGGCCGTGGAGCCCGAGGTCCTGCTCATGGACGAGCCCGCCTCGGCGCTGGACCCCATCGCCACCCAGAAGATCGAGGACCTCATCCACGAACTCAAGAAGGAGTTCACGATCATCATCGTCACCCACTCCATGCAGCAGGCGGCCCGCGTGTCCGACCGAACCGCCTTCTTCTACATGGGCAAGCTGATCGAGGTGGACGACACCAAGACCATGTTCACCAACCCCGCCAACAAACAGACGGAAGATTACATCACGGGCCGTTTCGGTTAA
- the phoU gene encoding phosphate signaling complex protein PhoU yields the protein MEQRAHFSKKLEDLKVMVLRMAALSESAVHKAIRAYLENDADLAEAVIVGDETINEMEDEIDNFSLELLALDQPMAVDLRTIVGAQRITVNLERLGDEAVNLAHRAIFLSTRPPMPHNPKMEDLANTVKKMLSEALKAYVDDDVSLAGQICRMDDKADDLTIAILRQMVADMVTESRIVERGVHAIIGARHLERIGDLSTNVAETVVFVVEGTSMKHNCRG from the coding sequence ATGGAACAACGCGCACATTTTTCCAAAAAACTAGAGGACCTCAAGGTCATGGTCCTGCGCATGGCGGCCCTGTCCGAGTCGGCCGTGCACAAGGCGATCCGGGCCTACCTCGAAAACGACGCCGACCTGGCCGAAGCGGTCATCGTCGGCGACGAAACCATCAACGAGATGGAAGACGAGATCGACAACTTCAGCCTGGAGCTGCTCGCCCTGGACCAGCCCATGGCCGTGGACCTGCGCACCATCGTCGGTGCGCAGCGCATCACGGTGAACCTGGAGCGGCTCGGCGACGAGGCGGTAAACCTGGCCCACAGGGCCATCTTCCTGTCCACCCGGCCGCCCATGCCCCACAACCCCAAGATGGAAGACCTGGCCAATACGGTCAAGAAGATGCTCTCCGAGGCGCTCAAGGCCTACGTGGACGACGACGTCTCCCTGGCCGGGCAGATCTGCCGCATGGACGACAAGGCCGACGACCTGACCATCGCCATTCTCCGCCAGATGGTCGCCGACATGGTCACCGAGTCGCGCATCGTGGAACGGGGCGTGCACGCCATCATCGGCGCGCGCCACCTGGAACGCATCGGCGACCTGTCCACCAACGTGGCCGAGACCGTGGTCTTCGTTGTGGAAGGCACCAGCATGAAACACAACTGCCGGGGCTGA
- a CDS encoding Hpt domain-containing protein, producing the protein MTSTSEGDEGDGRRSAVFDPVMASAEMGLTPEEFALLLPKAAMEIRLRLEGVRRALADGDFPAVALHSHTVKSVGASLGADAVRRAAYELECCARGGGEILCPELLTELERRSDDLLAELDRA; encoded by the coding sequence ATGACGAGTACTTCCGAAGGCGATGAGGGAGACGGTCGGCGTTCGGCGGTTTTCGATCCGGTGATGGCCAGTGCGGAGATGGGGCTGACCCCGGAGGAATTCGCGCTGTTGCTGCCCAAGGCGGCCATGGAGATCCGCTTGCGCCTGGAAGGCGTCCGGCGGGCCTTGGCGGACGGTGATTTTCCCGCCGTGGCCTTGCATAGCCATACCGTTAAGAGCGTGGGGGCGAGCCTTGGGGCCGATGCCGTTCGCCGGGCCGCGTACGAACTCGAATGTTGCGCCCGGGGCGGGGGCGAGATCCTTTGTCCCGAACTGCTGACCGAACTGGAACGACGCTCCGACGATCTGCTGGCCGAACTGGACCGGGCGTAA
- a CDS encoding helix-turn-helix domain-containing protein — MAEACPLKVCGDKKYYCSMELTLQVIGGKWKPLIIHRLGNEGTMRFSEVRRSIPNITQKMLTQQLRELEADGVVRREVYAQVPPKVEYSLTELGESIMPVIGSLCRWGEVYAEWYARQQPDAAEAV, encoded by the coding sequence ATGGCCGAGGCGTGTCCTCTGAAGGTTTGCGGCGACAAGAAGTATTATTGCAGCATGGAGTTGACCTTGCAGGTCATCGGCGGCAAGTGGAAGCCGCTCATCATCCATCGGCTGGGAAACGAGGGAACTATGCGTTTCAGCGAGGTCAGGCGATCCATCCCGAACATCACCCAGAAGATGCTCACCCAGCAATTGCGCGAGCTGGAGGCGGACGGCGTGGTCCGGCGCGAGGTCTACGCCCAGGTTCCGCCCAAGGTGGAGTATTCCCTGACCGAACTGGGGGAGAGCATCATGCCGGTCATCGGCAGTCTGTGCCGTTGGGGCGAGGTCTATGCCGAATGGTATGCCCGGCAACAACCCGACGCGGCCGAAGCCGTCTAG